Genomic window (Dolosigranulum savutiense):
TCTTGTTCCGTCAGCACAACCAGTTTATCATCAATCAATTCAAATCCTTCTCGAACCGTATGAGCAACAACTTGAATGCTCCCCGTCTGAATCTGATCAACTGTACCAATCACCGCATCTATCTCAAAGTCCTGTAATGTCCGATGAATTTCACCTTGACGCTCTTCGTCACTTCCCATCACAATAACAGTCGTGTCTTTCTTCTGCCAACCTGTCATTTCGGTCTGGATTAACTTCATCTGACCGAAGAACTTCTGCGCTTGTCGCGAATGAATATGATGAATACTATCGAACGTCACACTCCCCATCCCTTTACGGAAAAGAGAAAAATAAAGCATCGGAAGCGAGGTAGCCGCTAGAATATCCTTAGCTGACTGTGAAAATACTTGTCCCGGAAGCAATCGCCCACCTTGCAGTTCTCCAGTAACCCACTCTGCCTCTTCTGTATCTAGCTGGGCATTATTTTCTCGCACACGCGGATATTCATCCACCAACAGAATGGCTTCTCCGTTCACATAATCGAGGACACTTGTTTTGCCTGGATACAATAGATCTGGAAACTTAATATACTCACGATTCTGCTCCTCAACCTCCAATGAATCTTGAACCGATTCAAAAGACTGTCTCAGACGTTGAATTTTTTCATCACTATCGGCCTTCTCCAGTGCTTTTTGGTAAGCTGCCTTGAAACGATTAGCTGCTTGCTTGGCATATTGAGGTAGTAACATATAATCGCGCGCTGGTAAAATAGTCATCTCAGCTAAATTAGCAATCGACCGTTGCGTATCTGCATCGAAGGAGCGCAACGAATCAACTTCTGAGCCAAACAGCTCCACTCGAATTGGATGAGCCTCCGTAATCGGATAAATATCAATAATCCCACCGCGTACACTAAACTCGCCGGGCTTCGTCACTTTTTGTTCCTTCACATATCCCATATCAACCAAATGGCTCGTCAGCTGTTTAAGTTCAACCTCTTCACCTAACGCTACACTAAACAACAACGATTGAAATGCCTCCACTGGGGGAAGCAACTTACGCAACCCCGCCAGTGGAATAATCGCAATCCCCGGTCTATCGGACGATAAAAATTCCAACGTGCGAATACGCTCAGCCTGCGCTTCTGGAGAACTCACTGCCAACTCTGCATGTAATACATCATTCGTCTCAAATACATAAAGATCCTCTTCCGCCACCATTCCAGCTAAATCAGTCGCTAATTGACCAGCATGGTAAGTATTTTCTGTTACCCAGATGATTTTCTGAGGTTGTTTTTGGTACATTGCTTGAGATAATAAGCCTCGTGCTGAGCGCACCATCCCTGTTAGAAGATGGGATGTATTTGGTTGTAAAGCACGTAATACCTCTTGCACAGACGGCTGAGATAATAATCGATCGGTTAATGATGACACAATAATCTCCCTCTCTTACGGCAGTCTTTTCTGAATCGACCGCCCACTCTTAATTAAACTTGCTCATCGTCTCAGGGAATGGATGCCCCTCTGCCCAAAAACGCGTGGCATCCACCGCTGAACGGACAGCCACTAACATATCATCATGTGTTTCTTTCGGAAACGTACTCATCACATGCGATATCACTGTTTGCTCAGCATAAGGACGCCCAATCCCAATCTTAATCCGATTGAATGTCTTCGAACTTAAATAATTAATAATGCTCTTAATTCCGTTATGACCCCCAGAACCACCCGCTTCACGCAAGCGAACCTTGCCGACCGGTAAATCTAAATCATCATAAATAACCAAGACATCATCCGTCGATAAATCATAGTAATCTAACCACGGTCGGACAGAGCGCCCCGAATTATTCATAAATGTTTGCGGTTTAATCAGAATGACTTTTTCTGTTCCAATCCGCGCTTCACCATACGTCGATTCAAATTTACTTTTATTCAACGTAATGCCAAGCTGATGTGCTAATTCATCAATTGTAATAAATCCAATATTATGCTTTGTTCCCTCATATTTTTTGCCAGGATTACCTAGCCCAATAATTAATTTCATCTTGATCTCCTTTATTCTTATCAGACACGTGAAAAAACTGGGGATACACGCTCCCCAGTTATCGTCACCGCTTATTATAACATATAAGTTCTACCCGTGCGACTTTTTGGCTTAAATAACCTCAATCTAGCCACCTAAGTCATTATTCTGGCGCTTTGAACCAATTTTGAATATCCATTAAGCGCTCCATTCGTAAATTAGGCAATCCTTCTCGCGAAAGTCCATGACTAGACTGCGGATACGTAATCAGCTTTGTCTCGTTACGGTACTTTTTCATGGCGATGTACATCTCTTGAGCTTGGCTCAGCGGGCAACGTAGATCTTCTTCTCCATGTAGAATAAGCAGTGGAGTCTTCACTTGATGAGCATACTTGAGTGGCGACATATTCCACAGTGCCGTAACATCAGATAAATCAGCCCCTAACTGGTATTCATTGAAGAACGGCCCAATATCACTAGCACCGTAAAAGCTTACCCAATTCGAAATACAACGTTGTGTGACCGCCCGCTTGAAGCGATCAGTATGTCCCACGATCCAATTCGTCATAAAGCCACCATAACTGCCACCCGCCACATAGAGTTCACCCTTGTCGATTTCTGGATGTTGCTCAAGAATCGTATCTAGCCCTAACAGCAAATCATCATAATCCTTATTCCCATAATCACCTAAAATAGCCGCCACAAATGCTTGCCCATAGCCATTGCTCCCGCGTGGATTAATCATAAGTACACCATAACCTTGTGCGGACAAGACGTGCATCTCATGGAAGAACGTTTCCCCGTAAGCAACTTGCGGTCCCCCATGTACATACAAAACAACTGGATGTTGATTATTTGCCTGCACGGGTGGCACATACCAGCCTTGGATCTTGGCTTCACCATCCGTACTCTCATACCAAAAACGCTCAGGCTCCATCACTTGATATGTCTGGCTAAACGACTCATTCGGATTATAAATCGCCGTCCATTCCCCCGTGCTCAAATCAATTAATCCTAACTCACTCGGCTCTGTAAATGTTGAGCGAACAGCTACTAGTTGCGATCGACAGGCACTTAACGTCCCATCCATTAAATGCTGGCACTCATCCACAAACACCTCTAACTGCCCATCCAACGACCCTTTATACAAGACAATCTTCCCTTGATCCGTCACCGGAAATAAAAATGTCTCATTATCCAACCACTCAACTGGAAAACCTTGTACATTTTGCGCCGTATCACCAATTAAGACATCTCCGATATTTTTATCCAAGTCATGGGTCAGACAAGTCAACTTACCCGTAGCGACATCATACGCATACAATTGATCAAGCGTGACAAACTTATACTGAAAATCATTCCCCACCAACAAATAGGTCTCTTCCGTCTCATTCGCTCCAACAAAATAAAAATTACCTTCCGGAATATCACGAGTCAACGCATGCACATCTTTTGTCGCCAAATGATACTTATAAACCGTTGTCCCACTTGCCCACTCATCATCAGGATACAGCCGGTCTCCGAACAACACATAACTCTCATCCCGAGCAACATATTGGAAAGAAAATGCCTCTGACCGCTCCATAATCAGCTCTGTCGCTTGCGTTGCGATCGTAACTTTTTTCAACTGATACAGCTGATTAGTCGGCAAAATCCCCGCCTTGTCTAATTTATATTTCACTTTAGTGATCACTGTTTTTTGAGGGAGCTTACGCTGTTGTTTGCCCTCTTCTTCTGTCGCTTTCTCTGCTTCTTGCGTGGTCTGATAATAAATTCCCGCTGAGTTCTGCGTCCACTTATACGTGCTCACCCCTTGTTCTTCTTCCGTCAATTGGACCGCCGAACCCCCTGACAGCGGAATAATGAACAATTGCGGCTTATTATTGTCCGTATTAGTCGACAGATAAGACAACCACTTGGCATTCGGCGACAGCGCCAGCGATGTATTGCTCTGGCCACCATCACCCCAATGCACCTTCTCCCCTGTCTTCTGATTCACACTGTAAATTGTTTTCTGATAATTATTCTCTTCTTCATCCACCAACGTCTCAACAAAAAACACCTGATCCTGATGAACAACTGGCTCCGAAACCGTCTTAATCTCATATAAACTCTCATTAGTCATAACTGACATATCATAACTCCTCTAAGCTTTTAAGGTAACTTTATTTTACCGGAAAAAGAAATCACCGTCCAACTAAAAACAAGCTACCTAAAGTAATAGTAGCTTGTTTTGATTTTTATTTTGTAAGAAATTCACTATAACTATTGAAATAAATTTCTATTTAAGATAAATAGTTATTTATTTAAATAAACGCTAGTATAATAAAATTCAGAATAAAGAGAATTGTGGTGATCCAGATGACGATTGAGACGCTCTTGAGTTCGCGTTGAGCAGCTTTGGAGATGATGTAAAATAAGAAGCCCGCTGCAATTCCATATGAAATGCTGTAAGAAAAGCCCATAAAAATAGCGGTAAAGAAGGCTGGGATGGCTTCATACATATTGTCCCAATTCACTTCTGAAAAAGCTGACATCATCAAGATTCCCACAACAATCAAGGCCGGTGCCGTTGCTGCTCCAGGGACTACCAACATCAGTGGCGAGAAGAACATCGTAATAGTAAATAGCACGGCAACCGTGAAACTTGTCAGTCCAGTGCGACCACCAGCACCAATCCCCGCTGCACTCTCCACAAAGGTTGTCACAGGAGAGGTACCTAAGATCGACCCGACACCTGTTGCTACAACATCGGCCATTAACGCTTTTTCCATCTTTGTATTCAAGCCTGCACCGCTATTCATCGATTCCAAGTCTTCTTGGGTGAAGATGCCCGTCCGACGACCTGTCCCCACAAAGGTCCCAATCGTATCAAATACATCAGTTAAGGTAAAGGCAAAGACCGTTACTAAAATAATAGGATAGCGTGATGGATCAGCTAGTAGTGCACCTAATCCGTCTGCACCAAATGCGGCCCCGAATGTCTGAGACAACTCGATAAATCCAGTTAAATAAGAAGTGGATGGATCAGATAAGCTCGATAAATCCGTTACCCCCATCGGAATCCCAATCAATGTTGTCACAACAATCCCAATTAAAATAGCACCCTTCACTCGCATCAGCATCAGCACAATAGTCAAGACTAAACCAATCAACGCAAGTAATGTATACGGACTAGCAAAGTTGCCTAATTCAGGAATAATGCCTCCACCAATTGTGACAGAACCGATTGCCTCTCCTACTGCTTCTCCCGCATAAGGCGCTCCATTCACTGATAAGACATCTGCCCCATCTGCTGTGAAAGACAATAATTCAGCATTCTTCAAGCCAATATAAGAGACAAATACGCCAATTCCACCGCCAATTGCATGTTGAATCGATTCAGGAATAGAGACAATAATTTGACGTCGAATCGGTGTAATGGTGATCAACACACCTACTATGGATGTTAAAAACACCATGAAGAGGGCTTCTTGCCAAGAAAATCCGAGAGCGAACACGACGGTATACGTAAAGAAAGCATTCAGCCCCATCCCCGGTGCTTGGGCGTAAGGTACATTTGCATACAGTGATAATACCAACGTTCCGATCGCTGCCGATAGCACCGTTGCCATAAATACTGCTAACGTCGGCATCCCCGTCAGTGACAAAATATCTGGATTTACAAACACAATATAACTCATCGCGAAAAAGGTTGTCAGTCCCGCCATCACTTCCGTCCCTACCGTTGTTCCATTCTCCTCCAACTTAAATAACCGCTCTAACACATCCAAAATCCTTTCTATTATTAATATTACCTATCCATCATACGGTAATCCATGTGTTATTTCAAGTTAAAACGAATGATTTTTATATCTAAAATCATTTCTTTCGGTTTTATACATTGTACATTGAGCTAGCTCGTTCATATTAAGACAGGTCAGACTTATTCACATCCCAAAATAAAAAACTTCCGCTAGTCCTTCCAAATCACGACTAACGAAAGTTTATGCTATACTATCCCGTCTTACCTCGTTATGAAACCTATTTAACCTCGCGGGCCATGACCCCATAGTCAATTATTCTATGTTCCTGTGCTGCGATAATGCTTTAAGTAAGAAGACCATATGACATAACACAAGACAAAGAGCCCCAATGATATCCCTATACTTATCCCTGAAAATAAAATCCCTTGACTTTGATCGGTGATTAAGGCTTTGGCCGGTAAGTAACTAATCCAGGCGATGGGGAAAAAGAATACAAATACGTTGTACATCACTTGGCCGTAAATTGAAATAGGATATCTAATTAAGTCAAACACAATGTACGGCATATCGGATAAATCACTATCGCGAGCAACTTTAAGCGATAAAAGCGAGCCCATTATAGAAAAGCTGGCAAAAATTAAACTCGAAAACAGACCGGTAATGACCACAAGTAAGAATACCCACCATGGCAGTTGCAATTGTGCCATCGCCATCATGCATACAATAAATCCTACTAGCAAGTCACCCCAAGCATCATCATCGAACCCTTCCATAAATATTTGAAACAATGGATCAATGGGCTTAATTAAAAAAGAATCCAGTTCACCATTCCTCACATAGTACGACACATTTAATGTATTCATAAAGAGACAGCGCCAAAATGAAAAACTAATGGTTGAGAAGGCATATAAAAATAATAACTCTGGCAAGGACCACCCGTTAATGACCGGAATGATCTCATAAATCATAAATACCCCGATAATATTGGCTATATTTTTTATAATCATCGCAATAATACCGACGAAAAAATCTTGTCCATATGACTTCAAGCCTTTAATATTGATGCGAAGCATGCAAAAAAATAACCGTGTATAATCTTTAATAACAGACATCTCTATCCTCCGTTAATTGATAACTGACGTAGCCCATATCGCAAAATCATCTGAGCTCCTAACATAAATACCACTACATAAATCACTTGAATTCCTAATATTGAAAATAATGTGCGTTCTCCATTAAAGTAGGCAGCGATATTCCCCTGTGTATAGGAAAAAGGAAGTAAATTTGCAATCTGAACTAACCACTTCGGGTAATAATAAATCGGAACGATACTGCCGGCAAAAATCACCTTAACCGCAGACTTTAGTGACTCAATGCCCCAAATACTCTGTGTGAAAAAAGCAATCGAGCCAAACAGTAATTCGATTGAAAAATTAAGCAGGTATCCGGCCATCATTAAGATAAATAAGCCTAATAATTTAGTGCCTGATATCGATTGGGCAAAAAAGATTAACGCAATAAAATTAACCCCTACTACTGTACAAAACTTGGTGATAGATGACCCGAATGCTTCATAAAAATATTGTTGAACCAGCGAGATAGGCTTACATAACTTATTAATAATATCGCCACTTTTAATATCATCACTGACATCCATACTTGTATACGGATAGAGGGTGTCTAACCCTTGAACGATCAAAAAATAACTCATTATTGAGTGAATACTTCCTAAACTATCATCATATCTTAAAATAGTTGTCCACAATGCCCACTGAACAAGTAAATAAATTATATTTTTAAGCAACAAAATAGTTAAGTAGTCCGTATAATTCGTAATTTTTTTAATACCTATTTTGATTAACTGCTTCATACATTCGCTCCTTCTAATTGATTCAATATCGCCTCCAAATTATTATTTTGGATAGATAATTCTTCTATCGTGTTGTGTTCATACAAGTCATTTAGCACTTCTTTCAGCTGTTCTTTAGGGACATCTTCAATCCTATATTCATAATCATTTGCTTTGGTAATAGAAAAGTTTGCGGGTTCAAAATTTAAAGTACTTTCCGCAATAGTGACCTGAATAGACACAAAACCGATCCGCTGACTGATGACTGATTTTTTCTCATCAATGACCACTTGCCCATGATTTAAAATAAC
Coding sequences:
- the pth gene encoding aminoacyl-tRNA hydrolase; amino-acid sequence: MKLIIGLGNPGKKYEGTKHNIGFITIDELAHQLGITLNKSKFESTYGEARIGTEKVILIKPQTFMNNSGRSVRPWLDYYDLSTDDVLVIYDDLDLPVGKVRLREAGGSGGHNGIKSIINYLSSKTFNRIKIGIGRPYAEQTVISHVMSTFPKETHDDMLVAVRSAVDATRFWAEGHPFPETMSKFN
- a CDS encoding S9 family peptidase; translated protein: MSVMTNESLYEIKTVSEPVVHQDQVFFVETLVDEEENNYQKTIYSVNQKTGEKVHWGDGGQSNTSLALSPNAKWLSYLSTNTDNNKPQLFIIPLSGGSAVQLTEEEQGVSTYKWTQNSAGIYYQTTQEAEKATEEEGKQQRKLPQKTVITKVKYKLDKAGILPTNQLYQLKKVTIATQATELIMERSEAFSFQYVARDESYVLFGDRLYPDDEWASGTTVYKYHLATKDVHALTRDIPEGNFYFVGANETEETYLLVGNDFQYKFVTLDQLYAYDVATGKLTCLTHDLDKNIGDVLIGDTAQNVQGFPVEWLDNETFLFPVTDQGKIVLYKGSLDGQLEVFVDECQHLMDGTLSACRSQLVAVRSTFTEPSELGLIDLSTGEWTAIYNPNESFSQTYQVMEPERFWYESTDGEAKIQGWYVPPVQANNQHPVVLYVHGGPQVAYGETFFHEMHVLSAQGYGVLMINPRGSNGYGQAFVAAILGDYGNKDYDDLLLGLDTILEQHPEIDKGELYVAGGSYGGFMTNWIVGHTDRFKRAVTQRCISNWVSFYGASDIGPFFNEYQLGADLSDVTALWNMSPLKYAHQVKTPLLILHGEEDLRCPLSQAQEMYIAMKKYRNETKLITYPQSSHGLSREGLPNLRMERLMDIQNWFKAPE
- a CDS encoding NCS2 family permease; the protein is MAGLTTFFAMSYIVFVNPDILSLTGMPTLAVFMATVLSAAIGTLVLSLYANVPYAQAPGMGLNAFFTYTVVFALGFSWQEALFMVFLTSIVGVLITITPIRRQIIVSIPESIQHAIGGGIGVFVSYIGLKNAELLSFTADGADVLSVNGAPYAGEAVGEAIGSVTIGGGIIPELGNFASPYTLLALIGLVLTIVLMLMRVKGAILIGIVVTTLIGIPMGVTDLSSLSDPSTSYLTGFIELSQTFGAAFGADGLGALLADPSRYPIILVTVFAFTLTDVFDTIGTFVGTGRRTGIFTQEDLESMNSGAGLNTKMEKALMADVVATGVGSILGTSPVTTFVESAAGIGAGGRTGLTSFTVAVLFTITMFFSPLMLVVPGAATAPALIVVGILMMSAFSEVNWDNMYEAIPAFFTAIFMGFSYSISYGIAAGFLFYIISKAAQRELKSVSIVIWITTILFILNFIILAFI
- a CDS encoding ABC-2 family transporter protein, producing the protein MSVIKDYTRLFFCMLRINIKGLKSYGQDFFVGIIAMIIKNIANIIGVFMIYEIIPVINGWSLPELLFLYAFSTISFSFWRCLFMNTLNVSYYVRNGELDSFLIKPIDPLFQIFMEGFDDDAWGDLLVGFIVCMMAMAQLQLPWWVFLLVVITGLFSSLIFASFSIMGSLLSLKVARDSDLSDMPYIVFDLIRYPISIYGQVMYNVFVFFFPIAWISYLPAKALITDQSQGILFSGISIGISLGLFVLCYVIWSSYLKHYRSTGT
- a CDS encoding ABC-2 family transporter protein, coding for MKQLIKIGIKKITNYTDYLTILLLKNIIYLLVQWALWTTILRYDDSLGSIHSIMSYFLIVQGLDTLYPYTSMDVSDDIKSGDIINKLCKPISLVQQYFYEAFGSSITKFCTVVGVNFIALIFFAQSISGTKLLGLFILMMAGYLLNFSIELLFGSIAFFTQSIWGIESLKSAVKVIFAGSIVPIYYYPKWLVQIANLLPFSYTQGNIAAYFNGERTLFSILGIQVIYVVVFMLGAQMILRYGLRQLSINGG